The following proteins are co-located in the Argopecten irradians isolate NY chromosome 9, Ai_NY, whole genome shotgun sequence genome:
- the LOC138332314 gene encoding vacuole membrane protein 1-like isoform X2: METFGHYSKVNRLLQASKGEMDGGLRLDATRQRPKGSGSTNGQVSDTPQSNINMQEVYHRERIERENIVIWKSPLTTLQFFFLECMLLLSTIMKRLWKRKAAVILVLIVCLAMYTLYLNEGPHQKYVQIMEKHLLWWAYWVGLGVLSSVGLGTGLHTFLLYLGPHIASVTLAAYECSSVDFPEPPYPSKIICPTEVEDGSGHISMWTIMSKVRLEAIMWGAGTAIGELPPYFMARAARLSGSHDDDEFEEIEELLQEKQVHPDDMSFMERAKLGVHNLVQRVGFFGILACASIPNPLFDLAGITCGHFLVPFWTFFGATLIGKAVVKMHIQKLFIIFMFSEHHVEGVVNLIGYIPKFGKSLQSPFKDYLTLQRKKLHREQGTEVTNESNLLGWIFEKVIIVMVLYFLVSIVNSTAQSYHKRVCKEKRSKA, encoded by the exons ATGGAGACCTTTGGACATTACAGCAAG GTGAACCGTCTGTTACAAGCTAGCAAAGGTGAAATGGATGGCGGTCTAAGGTTGGACGCAACTAGACAACGCCCCAAGGGGTCGGGGAGTACAAATGGTCAAGTCAGCGACACACCTCAGTCTAATATAAACATGCAAGAAGTTTACCATCGTGAGCGCATTGAGCGTGAAAACATAGTGATATGGAAAAGTCCTCTTACAACACTTCAGTTCTTCTTTCTAGAATGTATGCTACTATTATCCACCATTATGAAAAG ATTGTGGAAAAGAAAGGCGGCTGTAATACTAGTACTGATTGTATGCCTTGCTATGTATACCTTATACCTAAACGAAGGTCCACACCAAAAG TATGTACAGATAATGGAGAAGCACCTGCTGTGGTGGGCTTACTGGGTCGGCCTCGGGGTCCTGTCTTCAGTAGGACTAGGTACAGGCCTACATACATTCCTTCTATACCTG GGCCCACACATAGCATCGGTAACATTAGCAGCCTATGAATGTTCATCTGTAGACTTTCCTGAGCCACCTTACCCATCCAA AATCATCTGTCCTACAGAGGTAGAGGATGGGTCAGGCCACATCTCTATGTGGACTATCATGAGCAAGGTCCGCTTAGAAGCTATTATGTGG GGAGCAGGAACAGCTATAGGTGAACTGCCGCCATATTTTATGGCGAGGGCGGCCAGACTGTCGGGTTCCCATGATGACGATGAGTTTGAGGAGATAGAAGAACTGTTACAGGAGAAGCAGGTCCACCCTGACGATATG TCTTTCATGGAGAGAGCAAAGCTAGGTGTACACAATTTGGTACAGAGAGTGGGGTTCTTTGGAATTCTTGCTTGTGCAtca ATTCCAAATCCCTTGTTTGACCTGGCTGGAATCACATGTGGTCATTTCCTTGTGCCATTTTGGACTTTTTTTGGAGCAACATTAATAGGAAAAGCTGTTGTTAAGATGCATATACAG AAGTTATTTATTATCTTCATGTTTAGTGAACATCATGTAGAAGGAGTTGTAAATTTGATTGG gtACATCCCCAAGTTTGGTAAATCTTTACAGTCACCTTTCAAGGATTATTTAACGTTACAACGTAAGAAACTTCACCGTGAACAAGGCACAGAGGTGACCAAT gAATCTAATCTGCTAGGCTGGATATTTGAGAAGGTGATTATTGTAATGGTTCTATATTTCCTGGTATCTATAGTCAACTCTACAGCTCAGAGCTACCACAAACGGGTGTGTAAAGAAAAACGGAGTAAGGCCTGA
- the LOC138332314 gene encoding vacuole membrane protein 1-like isoform X3, whose translation MDGGLRLDATRQRPKGSGSTNGQVSDTPQSNINMQEVYHRERIERENIVIWKSPLTTLQFFFLECMLLLSTIMKRLWKRKAAVILVLIVCLAMYTLYLNEGPHQKYVQIMEKHLLWWAYWVGLGVLSSVGLGTGLHTFLLYLGPHIASVTLAAYECSSVDFPEPPYPSKIICPTEVEDGSGHISMWTIMSKVRLEAIMWGAGTAIGELPPYFMARAARLSGSHDDDEFEEIEELLQEKQVHPDDMSFMERAKLGVHNLVQRVGFFGILACASIPNPLFDLAGITCGHFLVPFWTFFGATLIGKAVVKMHIQKLFIIFMFSEHHVEGVVNLIGYIPKFGKSLQSPFKDYLTLQRKKLHREQGTEVTNESNLLGWIFEKVIIVMVLYFLVSIVNSTAQSYHKRVCKEKRSKA comes from the exons ATGGATGGCGGTCTAAGGTTGGACGCAACTAGACAACGCCCCAAGGGGTCGGGGAGTACAAATGGTCAAGTCAGCGACACACCTCAGTCTAATATAAACATGCAAGAAGTTTACCATCGTGAGCGCATTGAGCGTGAAAACATAGTGATATGGAAAAGTCCTCTTACAACACTTCAGTTCTTCTTTCTAGAATGTATGCTACTATTATCCACCATTATGAAAAG ATTGTGGAAAAGAAAGGCGGCTGTAATACTAGTACTGATTGTATGCCTTGCTATGTATACCTTATACCTAAACGAAGGTCCACACCAAAAG TATGTACAGATAATGGAGAAGCACCTGCTGTGGTGGGCTTACTGGGTCGGCCTCGGGGTCCTGTCTTCAGTAGGACTAGGTACAGGCCTACATACATTCCTTCTATACCTG GGCCCACACATAGCATCGGTAACATTAGCAGCCTATGAATGTTCATCTGTAGACTTTCCTGAGCCACCTTACCCATCCAA AATCATCTGTCCTACAGAGGTAGAGGATGGGTCAGGCCACATCTCTATGTGGACTATCATGAGCAAGGTCCGCTTAGAAGCTATTATGTGG GGAGCAGGAACAGCTATAGGTGAACTGCCGCCATATTTTATGGCGAGGGCGGCCAGACTGTCGGGTTCCCATGATGACGATGAGTTTGAGGAGATAGAAGAACTGTTACAGGAGAAGCAGGTCCACCCTGACGATATG TCTTTCATGGAGAGAGCAAAGCTAGGTGTACACAATTTGGTACAGAGAGTGGGGTTCTTTGGAATTCTTGCTTGTGCAtca ATTCCAAATCCCTTGTTTGACCTGGCTGGAATCACATGTGGTCATTTCCTTGTGCCATTTTGGACTTTTTTTGGAGCAACATTAATAGGAAAAGCTGTTGTTAAGATGCATATACAG AAGTTATTTATTATCTTCATGTTTAGTGAACATCATGTAGAAGGAGTTGTAAATTTGATTGG gtACATCCCCAAGTTTGGTAAATCTTTACAGTCACCTTTCAAGGATTATTTAACGTTACAACGTAAGAAACTTCACCGTGAACAAGGCACAGAGGTGACCAAT gAATCTAATCTGCTAGGCTGGATATTTGAGAAGGTGATTATTGTAATGGTTCTATATTTCCTGGTATCTATAGTCAACTCTACAGCTCAGAGCTACCACAAACGGGTGTGTAAAGAAAAACGGAGTAAGGCCTGA
- the LOC138332314 gene encoding vacuole membrane protein 1-like isoform X1, translating into MYKYSEKEVQKLTLEQLRQKLRVKGLKTKGRKKELVNRLLQASKGEMDGGLRLDATRQRPKGSGSTNGQVSDTPQSNINMQEVYHRERIERENIVIWKSPLTTLQFFFLECMLLLSTIMKRLWKRKAAVILVLIVCLAMYTLYLNEGPHQKYVQIMEKHLLWWAYWVGLGVLSSVGLGTGLHTFLLYLGPHIASVTLAAYECSSVDFPEPPYPSKIICPTEVEDGSGHISMWTIMSKVRLEAIMWGAGTAIGELPPYFMARAARLSGSHDDDEFEEIEELLQEKQVHPDDMSFMERAKLGVHNLVQRVGFFGILACASIPNPLFDLAGITCGHFLVPFWTFFGATLIGKAVVKMHIQKLFIIFMFSEHHVEGVVNLIGYIPKFGKSLQSPFKDYLTLQRKKLHREQGTEVTNESNLLGWIFEKVIIVMVLYFLVSIVNSTAQSYHKRVCKEKRSKA; encoded by the exons GTGAACCGTCTGTTACAAGCTAGCAAAGGTGAAATGGATGGCGGTCTAAGGTTGGACGCAACTAGACAACGCCCCAAGGGGTCGGGGAGTACAAATGGTCAAGTCAGCGACACACCTCAGTCTAATATAAACATGCAAGAAGTTTACCATCGTGAGCGCATTGAGCGTGAAAACATAGTGATATGGAAAAGTCCTCTTACAACACTTCAGTTCTTCTTTCTAGAATGTATGCTACTATTATCCACCATTATGAAAAG ATTGTGGAAAAGAAAGGCGGCTGTAATACTAGTACTGATTGTATGCCTTGCTATGTATACCTTATACCTAAACGAAGGTCCACACCAAAAG TATGTACAGATAATGGAGAAGCACCTGCTGTGGTGGGCTTACTGGGTCGGCCTCGGGGTCCTGTCTTCAGTAGGACTAGGTACAGGCCTACATACATTCCTTCTATACCTG GGCCCACACATAGCATCGGTAACATTAGCAGCCTATGAATGTTCATCTGTAGACTTTCCTGAGCCACCTTACCCATCCAA AATCATCTGTCCTACAGAGGTAGAGGATGGGTCAGGCCACATCTCTATGTGGACTATCATGAGCAAGGTCCGCTTAGAAGCTATTATGTGG GGAGCAGGAACAGCTATAGGTGAACTGCCGCCATATTTTATGGCGAGGGCGGCCAGACTGTCGGGTTCCCATGATGACGATGAGTTTGAGGAGATAGAAGAACTGTTACAGGAGAAGCAGGTCCACCCTGACGATATG TCTTTCATGGAGAGAGCAAAGCTAGGTGTACACAATTTGGTACAGAGAGTGGGGTTCTTTGGAATTCTTGCTTGTGCAtca ATTCCAAATCCCTTGTTTGACCTGGCTGGAATCACATGTGGTCATTTCCTTGTGCCATTTTGGACTTTTTTTGGAGCAACATTAATAGGAAAAGCTGTTGTTAAGATGCATATACAG AAGTTATTTATTATCTTCATGTTTAGTGAACATCATGTAGAAGGAGTTGTAAATTTGATTGG gtACATCCCCAAGTTTGGTAAATCTTTACAGTCACCTTTCAAGGATTATTTAACGTTACAACGTAAGAAACTTCACCGTGAACAAGGCACAGAGGTGACCAAT gAATCTAATCTGCTAGGCTGGATATTTGAGAAGGTGATTATTGTAATGGTTCTATATTTCCTGGTATCTATAGTCAACTCTACAGCTCAGAGCTACCACAAACGGGTGTGTAAAGAAAAACGGAGTAAGGCCTGA